From the Macaca nemestrina isolate mMacNem1 chromosome 7, mMacNem.hap1, whole genome shotgun sequence genome, one window contains:
- the LOC105490951 gene encoding semaphorin-7A isoform X2 codes for MLHPEGVRALGSAGPGLSPRCPRVERVGLGHVGQDRVDFGQTEPHTVLFHEPGSSSVWVGGRGKVYLFDFPEGKNASVRTVNIGSTKGSCLDKRDCENYITLLERRSEGLLACGTNARHPSCWNLVNDTVVPLGEMRGYAPFSPDENSLVLFEGDEVYSTIRKQEYNGKIPRFRRIRGESELYTSDTVMQNPQFIKATIVHQDQAYDDKIYYFFREDNPDKNPEAPLNVSRVAQLCRGDQGGESSLSVSKWNTFLKAMLVCSDAATNKNFNRLQDVFLLPDPSGQWRDTRVYGVFSNPWNYSAVCVYSLGDIDKVFRTSSLKGYHSSLPNPRPGKCLPDQQPIPTETFQVADRHPEVAQRVEPMGPLKTPLFHSKYHYQKVVVHRMQASHGETYHVLYLTTDRGTIHKVVEPGEQEHSFIFNIMEIQPFRRAAAIQTMSLDAERRKLYVSSQWEVSQVPLDLCEVYGGGCHGCLMSRDPYCGWDQGRCVSIYSSQRSVLQSINPVEPHKECPNPKPDKAPLQKVSLAPNSRYYLSCPMESRHATYSWRHKENVEQSCEPGHQSPNCILFIENLTAQQYGHYFCEAQEGSYFREAQHWQLLPEDGIMAEHLLGHACALAASLWLGVLPTLTLGLLVH; via the exons ATGCTGCACCCGGAGGGAGTGCGTGCGCTTGGCTCTGCGGGTCCCGGGCTGTCCCCGCGCTGTCCTCGCGTGGAGCGTGTGGGTttgg GCCATGTAGGGCAGGACCGGGTGGACTTTGGCCAGACTGAGCCGCACACGGTGCTTttccatgagccaggcagctccTCCGTGTGGGTGGGAGGACGCGGCAAGGTCTACCTCTTTGATTTCCCCGAGGGCAAGAACGCATCTGTGCGCACG gtgaACATTGGCTCCACAAAGGGGTCCTGTCTGGATAAGCGG GACTGCGAGAACTACATCACTCTCCTGGAGAGGCGGAGTGAGGGGCTGCTGGCCTGTGGCACCAATGCCCGGCACCCCAGCTGCTGGAACCTG GTGAATGACACTGTGGTGCCACTTGGCGAGATGAGAGGCTATGCCCCCTTCAGCCCGGATGAGAACTCCCTGGTTCTGTTTGAAG GGGACGAGGTGTATTCCACCATCCGGAAGCAGGAATACAATGGGAAGATCCCTCGGTTCCGCCGCATCCGGGGCGAGAGTGAGCTGTACACCAGTGATACTGTCATGCAGA ACCCACAGTTCATCAAAGCCACCATCGTGCACCAAGACCAGGCTTACGATGACAAGATCTACTACTTCTTCCGAGAGGACAATCCTGACAAGAATCCTGAGGCTCCTCTCAATGTGTCCCGTGTGGCCCAGCTGTGCAGG GGGGACCAGGGTGGGGAAAGCTCACTGTCAGTGTCCAAGTGGAACACTTTTCTGAAAGCCATGCTGGTATGCAGTGACGCTGCCACCAACAAGAACTTCAACAGGCTACAAGACGTCTTCCTGCTCCCTGACCCCAGCGGCCAGTGGAGAGACACCAGGGTCTATGGTGTTTTCTCCAACCCATG GAACTACTCAGCGGTCTGCGTGTATTCCCTCGGTGATATTGACAAGGTCTTCCGCACCTCCTCACTCAAGGGCTACCACTCAAGCCTTCCCAACCCTCGGCCTGGCAAG TGCCTCCCAGACCAGCAGCCGATACCCACAGAGACCTTCCAGGTGGCTGACCGTCACCCAGAGGTGGCGCAGAGGGTGGAGCCTATGGGGCCCCTGAAGACGCCATTGTTCCACTCTAAATACCACTACCAGAAAGTGGTCGTCCACCGCATGCAAGCCAGCCACGGGGAGACCTATCATGTGCTTTACCTAACTACAG ACAGGGGCACCATCCACAAGGTGGTGGAGCCGGGGGAGCAGGAGCAcagcttcatcttcaacatcatgGAGATCCAGCCCTTCCGCCGCGCAGCTGCCATCCAGACCATGTCGCTGGATGCTGAGCGG AGGAAGCTGTATGTGAGCTCCCAGTGGGAGGTGAGCCAGGTGCCCCTGGACCTGTGTGAAGTCTATGGCGGGGGCTGCCACGGTTGCCTCATGTCCAGAGACCCCTACTGCGGCTGGGACCAGGGCCGCTGCGTCTCCATCTACAGTTCCCAACG GTCAGTGCTGCAATCCATTAATCCAGTTGAGCCACACAAGGAGTGTCCCAACCCCAAACCAG ACAAGGCCCCACTGCAGAAGGTTTCCCTGGCCCCGAACTCTCGCTACTACCTGAGCTGCCCTATGGAATCCCGCCACGCCACCTACTCATGGCGCCACAAGGAGAACGTGGAGCAGAGCTGCGAACCTGGTCACCAGAGCCCCAACTGCATCTTGTTCATCGAGAACCTCACGGCGCAGCAGTACGGCCACTACTTCTGTGAGGCCCAGGAGGGCTCCTACTTCCGCGAGGCTCAGCACTGGCAGCTGCTGCCCGAGGATGGCATCATGGCTGAGCACCTGCTGGGCCATGCCTGTGCCCTGGCCGCCTCCCTCTGGCTGGGGGTCCTGCCCACACTCACTCTTGGCTTGCTGGTCCACTAG
- the LOC105490951 gene encoding semaphorin-7A isoform X1, whose translation MTPPPPGRAAPSAPRARVPGPPARSVLLLRLLLLLWAAAASAQGHSRSGPRIFAVWKGHVGQDRVDFGQTEPHTVLFHEPGSSSVWVGGRGKVYLFDFPEGKNASVRTVNIGSTKGSCLDKRDCENYITLLERRSEGLLACGTNARHPSCWNLVNDTVVPLGEMRGYAPFSPDENSLVLFEGDEVYSTIRKQEYNGKIPRFRRIRGESELYTSDTVMQNPQFIKATIVHQDQAYDDKIYYFFREDNPDKNPEAPLNVSRVAQLCRGDQGGESSLSVSKWNTFLKAMLVCSDAATNKNFNRLQDVFLLPDPSGQWRDTRVYGVFSNPWNYSAVCVYSLGDIDKVFRTSSLKGYHSSLPNPRPGKCLPDQQPIPTETFQVADRHPEVAQRVEPMGPLKTPLFHSKYHYQKVVVHRMQASHGETYHVLYLTTDRGTIHKVVEPGEQEHSFIFNIMEIQPFRRAAAIQTMSLDAERRKLYVSSQWEVSQVPLDLCEVYGGGCHGCLMSRDPYCGWDQGRCVSIYSSQRSVLQSINPVEPHKECPNPKPDKAPLQKVSLAPNSRYYLSCPMESRHATYSWRHKENVEQSCEPGHQSPNCILFIENLTAQQYGHYFCEAQEGSYFREAQHWQLLPEDGIMAEHLLGHACALAASLWLGVLPTLTLGLLVH comes from the exons ATGACGCCTCCTCCGCCCGGACGTGCCGCCCCCAGCGCACCGCGCGCCCGCGTCCCTGGCCCACCGGCTCGGTCGGTGCTCCTGctgcggctgctgctgctgctctgggcGGCCGCCGCCTCCGCCCAAGGCCACTCAAGGAGCGGACCCCGCATCTTCGCCGTCTGGAAAG GCCATGTAGGGCAGGACCGGGTGGACTTTGGCCAGACTGAGCCGCACACGGTGCTTttccatgagccaggcagctccTCCGTGTGGGTGGGAGGACGCGGCAAGGTCTACCTCTTTGATTTCCCCGAGGGCAAGAACGCATCTGTGCGCACG gtgaACATTGGCTCCACAAAGGGGTCCTGTCTGGATAAGCGG GACTGCGAGAACTACATCACTCTCCTGGAGAGGCGGAGTGAGGGGCTGCTGGCCTGTGGCACCAATGCCCGGCACCCCAGCTGCTGGAACCTG GTGAATGACACTGTGGTGCCACTTGGCGAGATGAGAGGCTATGCCCCCTTCAGCCCGGATGAGAACTCCCTGGTTCTGTTTGAAG GGGACGAGGTGTATTCCACCATCCGGAAGCAGGAATACAATGGGAAGATCCCTCGGTTCCGCCGCATCCGGGGCGAGAGTGAGCTGTACACCAGTGATACTGTCATGCAGA ACCCACAGTTCATCAAAGCCACCATCGTGCACCAAGACCAGGCTTACGATGACAAGATCTACTACTTCTTCCGAGAGGACAATCCTGACAAGAATCCTGAGGCTCCTCTCAATGTGTCCCGTGTGGCCCAGCTGTGCAGG GGGGACCAGGGTGGGGAAAGCTCACTGTCAGTGTCCAAGTGGAACACTTTTCTGAAAGCCATGCTGGTATGCAGTGACGCTGCCACCAACAAGAACTTCAACAGGCTACAAGACGTCTTCCTGCTCCCTGACCCCAGCGGCCAGTGGAGAGACACCAGGGTCTATGGTGTTTTCTCCAACCCATG GAACTACTCAGCGGTCTGCGTGTATTCCCTCGGTGATATTGACAAGGTCTTCCGCACCTCCTCACTCAAGGGCTACCACTCAAGCCTTCCCAACCCTCGGCCTGGCAAG TGCCTCCCAGACCAGCAGCCGATACCCACAGAGACCTTCCAGGTGGCTGACCGTCACCCAGAGGTGGCGCAGAGGGTGGAGCCTATGGGGCCCCTGAAGACGCCATTGTTCCACTCTAAATACCACTACCAGAAAGTGGTCGTCCACCGCATGCAAGCCAGCCACGGGGAGACCTATCATGTGCTTTACCTAACTACAG ACAGGGGCACCATCCACAAGGTGGTGGAGCCGGGGGAGCAGGAGCAcagcttcatcttcaacatcatgGAGATCCAGCCCTTCCGCCGCGCAGCTGCCATCCAGACCATGTCGCTGGATGCTGAGCGG AGGAAGCTGTATGTGAGCTCCCAGTGGGAGGTGAGCCAGGTGCCCCTGGACCTGTGTGAAGTCTATGGCGGGGGCTGCCACGGTTGCCTCATGTCCAGAGACCCCTACTGCGGCTGGGACCAGGGCCGCTGCGTCTCCATCTACAGTTCCCAACG GTCAGTGCTGCAATCCATTAATCCAGTTGAGCCACACAAGGAGTGTCCCAACCCCAAACCAG ACAAGGCCCCACTGCAGAAGGTTTCCCTGGCCCCGAACTCTCGCTACTACCTGAGCTGCCCTATGGAATCCCGCCACGCCACCTACTCATGGCGCCACAAGGAGAACGTGGAGCAGAGCTGCGAACCTGGTCACCAGAGCCCCAACTGCATCTTGTTCATCGAGAACCTCACGGCGCAGCAGTACGGCCACTACTTCTGTGAGGCCCAGGAGGGCTCCTACTTCCGCGAGGCTCAGCACTGGCAGCTGCTGCCCGAGGATGGCATCATGGCTGAGCACCTGCTGGGCCATGCCTGTGCCCTGGCCGCCTCCCTCTGGCTGGGGGTCCTGCCCACACTCACTCTTGGCTTGCTGGTCCACTAG